GCGCAACGATTGGCTGATAGGAAGTCGGCGACACTACGGGTATAACGGCGGGTATAGATCGCGGCTCCGACCACGATCGCTAAGATCACGCCTACGATAGTCAGGTCAATGGCGCTCAGGTTGGTAAGGGCTAAAGGAAACATTGCACACATGTTGCCGTTTAGACCCCTAGGTGATCAAATCTTATACTGTTGCAAATAGGGCGCTCCGTGCTGTGTATTTGATTGATGCGGCGAATTGAGTCTACGTAGGGGGCTTACTGGTGAAGTCCGCCCCGTATATGCGGTCTGCATCAGTTGGCAAATTGACTGCGGGCGTGATTAATCCCGCCGCTTACGATTTTAACATACCATGAATCAGCTTAGCTTACCTCGTCACCAAAGGCCTTCGACATTTGACCAGTTTCTTTTTGGAGCCTGTTATTATCCCGAGCATTGGGATCGCTCTTGGATCGAAACCGATGCGGCCCTCATGGCTCAGGCGAATGTCAATGTCGTGCGCATGGCGGAGTTTGCCTGGACTTTGATGGAGCCTAAGCGAGGTGCGTTTGATTTCAGTCTGTTTAAAGCGGCGGTGCAGGCTTTGAAGGCTCAAGGCATCGACACTATCCTGTGCACGCCGACAGCGACGCCTCCGCGTTGGTTGACCCGGGATCATCCCGAATGGATGCGTGTGGATCGCAATGGCGTTCCTTTTTCACATGGCACCCGTCAGCATTGTTGCACCAATCATCCGGAGTTTCGCGCGGAGTCGCGCCGTATCACACGTGCTATGGCCGAGGCTTTTAAGGATGATGCGGCGGTAATCGGCTGGCAGACCGATAATGAATTCTACTGTCACGTGGACGAATGTTACTGTGAGAGTTGTCAAATTGCTTTCCGTGATTGGCTTCGTGCGCGATACAATCAATCCATTAAAGAGTTAAACCACGCTTGGGGCACTCTCTTCTGGAGTCAGCAATACGACGACTTTACAGAAATTGAAATTCCTAAGAAGTGGCGTCAGCCCGCTCCTTGCAACCCGAGCGCATTACTGGACTATCGTCGTTTTCTGAGCGATTCGATTACCTCCTTTCAACGTGAACAAGTCGAGATACTACGTGAGGTAAATCCCAGTTGGTGGATCACCCATAATGGTGTGTTTTATAATATAGATTATTATACCTTCGCCGAAGATTTGGACTTCTTGTCGGTGGATGTGTATCCCGCTTTTTGGGGCACTAAGCCTGAGTGTTTCATCGGGGCAAGTCAGCTCAACGAGCGTTGCCGTCAGGCGACCGGTACCTTTCTGGTGCCGGAGCAATGCGGTGGGCCTGGCGGGCAGCTTGATTTTTTGCAGCCCACACCCGAACCTGGGCGCATGCGTTTGTGGGCTTATCAATCCATCGCACATGGTGCCGATGGTATGTTACATTTTCGCTGGCGCACGTGCCGTTACGGTGCTGAGCTGCATTGG
The nucleotide sequence above comes from Coraliomargarita algicola. Encoded proteins:
- a CDS encoding beta-galactosidase; protein product: MNQLSLPRHQRPSTFDQFLFGACYYPEHWDRSWIETDAALMAQANVNVVRMAEFAWTLMEPKRGAFDFSLFKAAVQALKAQGIDTILCTPTATPPRWLTRDHPEWMRVDRNGVPFSHGTRQHCCTNHPEFRAESRRITRAMAEAFKDDAAVIGWQTDNEFYCHVDECYCESCQIAFRDWLRARYNQSIKELNHAWGTLFWSQQYDDFTEIEIPKKWRQPAPCNPSALLDYRRFLSDSITSFQREQVEILREVNPSWWITHNGVFYNIDYYTFAEDLDFLSVDVYPAFWGTKPECFIGASQLNERCRQATGTFLVPEQCGGPGGQLDFLQPTPEPGRMRLWAYQSIAHGADGMLHFRWRTCRYGAELHWHGILDHDNVPRRRFEEFTQEGAELKRIGSEILGTTKRVDVGISFGYEQDHAHAVMNFSRPQPDAQRELILAELMRRKIAVGYVNEADSYAGLKVLIVPSAIILDTVRAKKIEAFVAAGGVLLVTATTGQRDVNNHAIEQTLPGLLSEVLGITVEEFGKTEHRKMCLKGAGIELPADYYEIIKCVTAEPLAHWRFEANPGSEAAEGTVGLSCNEFGKGKAFYFGSFLNASSASVLLQMLCEQAGIETLGMTDTNVCIIERRAADRRLTFVLNNYPEAKLVQALPVGDELITQKFCNGSLTVPAFGVAIVRS